The Carnobacterium mobile DSM 4848 genome includes a window with the following:
- the recO gene encoding DNA repair protein RecO, with product MAELQETEGIVISVRNYRENDRLVKIFTSQYGKRMFFIKGSRKPNNKLKTAILPFTNATYIADIRETGLCFIRDAKDLIHLNHLHTDIFLNAYATYVLNLADVALEDGVPDPTLFHTIQQILNEIDEGTDPEILVNIFEVQLLPYFGVAPEWRGCRVCGKTTGPFDYSGSYGGLLCQNHWDLDQHRYHASPRAIHFLRLFSVISMDQLGTISLKPETKREIRTVLDLIYDESVGIKLKSKRFIDQMYNWGNLLLDKKNDEPDKNK from the coding sequence TTGGCAGAATTACAAGAAACAGAAGGTATTGTCATCTCCGTGCGTAATTATCGAGAAAACGATCGTTTAGTTAAAATCTTTACATCCCAGTATGGTAAACGAATGTTTTTTATTAAAGGATCCCGCAAGCCGAATAATAAGCTAAAAACCGCGATCCTGCCTTTTACTAATGCAACTTATATAGCCGATATTAGAGAAACAGGCCTTTGTTTTATTCGCGATGCTAAAGATCTCATTCATCTAAACCATTTGCATACAGACATTTTTTTAAATGCTTATGCAACCTATGTCTTAAATTTAGCGGATGTTGCACTTGAAGATGGCGTACCGGATCCAACATTATTTCATACGATCCAGCAAATATTGAATGAAATCGATGAAGGGACAGATCCTGAAATCTTAGTGAATATTTTTGAAGTTCAATTGTTGCCTTATTTTGGGGTAGCTCCTGAATGGAGAGGATGCCGAGTATGCGGAAAGACAACTGGACCGTTTGATTACTCAGGCAGTTATGGCGGTTTGCTTTGTCAAAACCATTGGGACCTTGATCAGCATCGTTATCATGCAAGTCCGCGAGCTATTCATTTTTTAAGGCTCTTTTCAGTCATTTCGATGGATCAGTTAGGCACGATCAGCCTAAAACCTGAAACAAAGCGGGAAATTAGAACCGTTTTAGATTTGATTTACGATGAATCCGTTGGAATTAAATTAAAAAGCAAACGATTTATTGATCAAATGTACAATTGGGGAAACCTGCTTTTAGATAAAAAAAATGATGAACCAGATAAGAATAAATAA
- the dnaG gene encoding DNA primase, protein MAIRIPEETVNKIRQETNITDVVSQYVQLKKKGKNFFGFCPFHDEKTPSFSVTEEKQIFHCFSCGRGGNVFTFLMEVDGLTFPEAVIKTAEIEQIELDEAVVNDQKRHSQAPDSKKEVLFKLHEESLELFHHILLNTTVGEEALSYLTTRGLTREVIETFGIGFAPQERTLLYQYLVEKEYQEDLLKESGLFVERENGTLLDRFYNRIIFPIRNQQGKVVAFSGRMLKKDDHENSPKYLNSPETLLFNKRNVLFNYDKARAAIRREKEVVLFEGFMDVIASWQAGIQNGVASMGTSLTNEQIHMLDRVTDHVLVAYDGDDAGIEATKRATDLLVEQTDFDLEVLTFSEGLDPDEFIKKNGPASFKEFLTHGRDTLFGFKMRYYRRNLNLNNESQRLSYIEKVVTEMLTITSAVEREMYFKQLADEFDFSIDTLKEQFQQQFYEERKKRSKKNKPQPPNPEVRSTAFSHVEQQRKKLDSIERAEQLLLNRLFHFEEVWIQIKSLADEFSFVHDDYQMLYLLYESFLEHSESQATTGAFIDFVKETHLKNKLVEIELQSLSDEITAQEIEDYIDVISRKSRLQSRLKETQEALSEASKRGDQAHLRTLMIEIVNLSRLLKNG, encoded by the coding sequence TTGGCAATAAGAATTCCGGAAGAAACCGTCAATAAAATCAGACAAGAAACAAACATTACGGATGTTGTCAGTCAATATGTCCAGCTGAAAAAGAAAGGAAAAAACTTTTTCGGTTTTTGTCCTTTTCATGATGAGAAAACCCCATCTTTTTCTGTAACTGAAGAAAAACAAATTTTTCATTGTTTTAGTTGTGGTCGAGGCGGGAACGTTTTTACCTTTTTAATGGAAGTCGATGGATTAACCTTTCCAGAAGCAGTTATTAAAACCGCTGAAATAGAACAGATCGAGTTAGATGAAGCAGTAGTAAATGATCAAAAAAGACATTCTCAAGCACCTGATTCAAAAAAAGAAGTTTTATTTAAACTGCATGAAGAAAGCCTTGAGCTTTTCCATCACATTTTACTGAATACGACAGTTGGAGAAGAAGCTTTGTCTTATTTAACTACTCGAGGATTGACCCGCGAAGTAATTGAAACATTTGGGATTGGATTTGCTCCGCAAGAACGGACTTTACTATACCAATATTTAGTTGAAAAAGAGTATCAGGAAGATCTTTTAAAAGAATCGGGCTTATTCGTTGAAAGAGAAAATGGTACGTTGTTAGATCGTTTTTATAATCGAATCATTTTTCCAATTCGCAACCAACAAGGAAAGGTCGTCGCTTTTTCTGGTCGTATGTTAAAAAAAGACGATCATGAAAACAGCCCTAAGTACTTGAACAGTCCAGAAACGCTTCTCTTCAATAAACGAAACGTGTTGTTTAATTACGATAAAGCACGAGCAGCGATTCGAAGAGAAAAAGAAGTTGTTTTATTTGAAGGATTTATGGATGTGATTGCAAGCTGGCAAGCAGGAATCCAAAATGGAGTAGCTTCAATGGGAACCAGCTTAACAAATGAGCAGATTCATATGCTCGACCGTGTAACCGACCATGTTTTGGTTGCTTATGATGGAGACGATGCAGGGATTGAGGCAACAAAGCGTGCAACCGATCTTCTTGTTGAACAAACTGACTTTGATCTTGAAGTCCTGACTTTCTCAGAAGGCTTGGACCCTGATGAGTTCATCAAAAAAAATGGGCCAGCAAGTTTTAAAGAATTCTTGACACATGGTCGGGATACTTTATTTGGGTTTAAAATGAGGTATTATCGTCGAAACTTGAATTTAAACAATGAAAGTCAGCGTTTAAGTTATATTGAAAAGGTCGTAACGGAGATGCTCACGATTACGTCTGCCGTAGAACGGGAAATGTATTTTAAACAACTAGCCGATGAATTTGATTTTTCAATAGATACATTAAAAGAACAATTTCAACAACAATTTTATGAAGAACGAAAAAAACGTTCTAAAAAAAATAAACCTCAACCACCAAACCCAGAAGTACGTTCCACAGCTTTTTCACATGTAGAGCAACAAAGAAAGAAATTAGATTCGATTGAACGAGCAGAACAATTATTATTAAATCGCTTGTTTCATTTTGAAGAAGTCTGGATACAAATCAAAAGCTTAGCCGATGAATTTAGCTTTGTTCATGATGATTATCAAATGTTGTACCTTTTATATGAAAGCTTTTTGGAACATTCAGAAAGTCAAGCAACTACTGGAGCTTTCATTGATTTTGTGAAAGAAACGCATTTAAAGAACAAATTAGTTGAAATCGAACTTCAATCTCTTAGCGATGAAATAACCGCACAAGAAATAGAAGATTATATTGATGTGATTTCAAGAAAATCACGATTACAATCCCGATTAAAAGAAACACAAGAGGCACTATCAGAAGCATCCAAAAGAGGCGATCAGGCTCACTTGCGGACACTTATGATTGAAATAGTCAATTTATCGCGTTTGTTAAAAAATGGATGA
- the ybeY gene encoding rRNA maturation RNase YbeY yields the protein MEIDIIDETNKITDEQQEMVRSLLEYAAAYIHLAENTEMSVSFVDNQKIQEINREYRFKDQPTDVISFALNDDVEDDFIVNLAEFEDSIPRNIGDILISIEKTADQAIEYGHTFDRELGFLALHGFLHLNGYDHMQPEEESIMFGLQKEILHAYGLER from the coding sequence ATGGAAATAGATATAATTGATGAAACAAATAAAATTACAGATGAACAACAAGAGATGGTTCGTTCTCTGCTAGAATATGCGGCTGCGTACATTCACCTAGCTGAAAATACAGAGATGTCGGTTTCGTTTGTTGATAATCAAAAGATTCAAGAAATTAATCGAGAATACCGGTTTAAAGATCAACCCACAGATGTCATCAGCTTTGCACTGAATGATGATGTGGAAGATGATTTTATCGTGAATTTAGCAGAATTTGAAGACAGTATACCTAGAAATATAGGAGATATTCTTATTTCAATCGAAAAAACAGCAGACCAAGCAATTGAATATGGTCATACTTTTGATCGTGAACTTGGTTTTCTTGCTCTCCATGGCTTTTTGCACTTGAACGGATACGATCATATGCAGCCAGAAGAAGAAAGCATTATGTTTGGTTTGCAGAAAGAGATATTACATGCCTATGGACTTGAAAGATAA
- a CDS encoding transcription repressor NadR — translation MEPSVRREQIMSILKKATAPVSATALAKSFQVSRQIIVGDIALIRATGINITATPKGYVLHGGVFAEDRYTGKLASGHTAEETRKELYAIVDNGGEVIDVIVEHPIYGELSGQLNIASRHDADQFLEKIKHTQANLLSELTQGVHLHTVACKDKQTFDRIFQSLSKLGLLYHDK, via the coding sequence ATGGAACCGTCAGTAAGAAGAGAACAGATTATGTCCATTTTAAAAAAAGCAACAGCCCCTGTCAGTGCTACTGCGTTAGCAAAGTCTTTCCAGGTTAGTCGACAAATCATTGTAGGGGATATAGCCTTGATTCGGGCTACCGGGATAAATATAACAGCAACTCCTAAGGGATATGTATTACATGGTGGTGTCTTCGCTGAGGACCGTTATACAGGTAAGCTGGCGAGTGGACATACCGCTGAGGAAACGCGAAAAGAGTTATATGCCATCGTTGACAATGGGGGAGAAGTGATTGACGTGATTGTAGAGCACCCCATCTATGGAGAATTATCGGGACAACTGAATATCGCGTCTCGTCATGATGCCGATCAATTTCTTGAAAAAATAAAGCATACACAAGCTAATTTATTATCAGAACTAACACAAGGCGTTCACTTGCATACCGTTGCCTGCAAAGATAAGCAAACATTTGACCGCATCTTCCAATCTTTATCCAAGTTGGGGTTATTGTATCATGATAAATAA
- the glyQ gene encoding glycine--tRNA ligase subunit alpha, with the protein MNEEKLTFQEIILTLQNYWSSKGCMLMQAYDTEKGAGTMSPYTFLRAIGPEPWNAAYVEPSRRPADGRYGENPNRLFQHHQFQVVMKPSPENIQELYLESLVLLGIDPLKHDIRFVEDNWENPSLGCAGLGWEVWLDGMEITQFTYFQQVGGLECYPVTSELTYGLERLASYIQEVDSVYDIEWTKGVKYGEIFIQPEYEHSKYAFENSNQELLLMLFDEYEKEATRQIEAGLVHPAYDYVLKCSHAFNLLDARGAVSVTERAGYLARIRKMARAIARAFVTEREKLGFPLLKDHSTTIEEVK; encoded by the coding sequence ATGAATGAAGAAAAATTAACTTTTCAAGAAATCATTTTAACTTTACAAAATTATTGGTCGTCAAAAGGCTGCATGTTGATGCAAGCTTACGATACTGAAAAAGGTGCTGGAACAATGAGTCCGTATACTTTTTTACGTGCTATTGGTCCCGAACCCTGGAATGCTGCATATGTTGAACCTTCAAGACGTCCAGCTGACGGCCGCTATGGCGAAAATCCTAACCGACTATTTCAACATCACCAATTCCAAGTAGTGATGAAACCTTCTCCAGAAAATATTCAAGAACTTTACTTAGAAAGCTTAGTTTTACTAGGAATCGATCCTTTGAAACATGACATTCGCTTCGTTGAAGACAACTGGGAAAATCCTTCTTTAGGCTGTGCCGGTTTAGGTTGGGAAGTATGGCTGGACGGAATGGAAATAACTCAATTTACCTATTTCCAACAAGTCGGAGGATTAGAATGTTATCCTGTAACCAGTGAACTTACGTATGGTTTAGAACGCTTAGCTTCTTATATTCAAGAAGTTGATAGTGTCTATGATATTGAATGGACAAAAGGGGTTAAATATGGAGAAATTTTTATTCAGCCTGAATACGAACACTCAAAATATGCGTTTGAAAACAGCAATCAAGAATTACTCTTGATGTTATTTGATGAGTATGAAAAGGAAGCTACCAGACAAATTGAAGCTGGTTTAGTCCATCCCGCTTATGACTATGTTTTAAAATGCAGTCATGCATTTAACTTGCTTGATGCAAGAGGAGCAGTATCTGTTACTGAGCGTGCTGGTTATTTAGCTAGAATTCGTAAAATGGCCCGTGCTATTGCCCGTGCATTTGTAACCGAAAGAGAGAAGCTTGGTTTTCCTTTGCTTAAAGATCATTCGACTACAATTGAGGAGGTAAAATAA
- a CDS encoding DUF488 domain-containing protein, translating into MLKMKRIYEEAEKADHYRILVDRIWPRGISKERAALDEWEKEIAPSTEIRKKFNHDPEKFEQFRKDYLTELHESEKSDAFVDLIKTHLKRGNVTLLYSAKDKENNQVTVLLEFLASKGVSEAKAID; encoded by the coding sequence ATGTTGAAAATGAAACGCATTTATGAAGAAGCAGAAAAAGCAGATCATTACCGTATTTTAGTTGATCGCATCTGGCCAAGAGGAATATCCAAAGAAAGAGCTGCATTAGATGAGTGGGAAAAAGAAATTGCGCCTTCTACAGAAATACGCAAAAAATTTAATCATGATCCAGAAAAATTTGAACAGTTTAGAAAAGATTATTTAACAGAATTGCACGAGAGTGAAAAAAGTGATGCATTCGTTGATTTGATCAAAACTCACCTAAAAAGAGGGAACGTTACTTTATTGTACTCAGCAAAAGATAAGGAAAACAATCAAGTAACAGTCTTACTCGAGTTTCTTGCTTCAAAAGGGGTTTCAGAAGCAAAAGCGATTGACTAA
- a CDS encoding cytidine deaminase, whose translation MKTHHEKTQQLINEATNMLDKAYVPYSHFPVGAALLTTDGEVYSGCNIENASFGLSNCAERTAFFKAISEGKKTFERLVVTGGTDAPISPCGACRQVMVEFCDPEMPVLLTNTHGDKFETTVKELLPGAFQSEDMV comes from the coding sequence ATGAAGACACATCATGAAAAGACACAACAATTAATTAACGAAGCTACAAATATGTTGGACAAAGCGTATGTTCCTTATTCTCATTTCCCAGTAGGAGCAGCATTATTAACAACTGACGGTGAAGTTTATAGCGGATGCAATATTGAAAATGCTTCTTTTGGATTAAGCAATTGCGCTGAACGTACGGCTTTTTTTAAAGCTATCTCTGAAGGAAAAAAAACATTTGAACGTTTAGTTGTTACTGGAGGAACGGATGCTCCGATTTCTCCTTGTGGCGCTTGTCGCCAAGTTATGGTAGAATTTTGTGACCCCGAAATGCCTGTATTATTAACAAATACGCATGGGGATAAATTTGAAACTACTGTAAAAGAACTTTTACCAGGAGCGTTTCAATCGGAGGATATGGTTTAA
- the era gene encoding GTPase Era has product MENTTAYKSGFVSIVGRPNVGKSTLLNRVVGQKIAIMSDKAQTTRNKIQGIHTTDKEQIIFIDTPGIHKPKHRLGDFMVESALSSFRGVDVILFMVNAAEKRGPGDNFIIEKLKEQNIPVFLLINKIDEVHPDKLLEIIDDYRTTMEFEQIIPISATEGNNVDTLLSEINNYLSEGPQFYPEDQVTDHPEYFIVSELIREKVLQLTREEVPHSVAVVVESMQRNELGKVQVHAAIIVERSSQKGIIIGKGGKMLKDIGIRARRDIEVLLGDKIYLDLWVKVQKDWRDRQTNLQDFGYRMDDY; this is encoded by the coding sequence ATGGAAAATACAACTGCATATAAATCGGGATTCGTCTCAATTGTAGGACGTCCAAACGTCGGAAAATCTACCTTGCTTAATCGTGTCGTTGGCCAAAAGATCGCCATCATGAGTGATAAAGCTCAAACAACTCGAAATAAAATCCAAGGTATTCATACAACTGATAAAGAACAAATAATTTTTATCGATACACCAGGTATTCATAAACCCAAACACCGTTTAGGAGACTTTATGGTTGAATCAGCTTTAAGCAGTTTCAGAGGGGTAGATGTGATTCTTTTTATGGTGAATGCTGCTGAAAAGCGTGGTCCTGGAGATAACTTTATTATTGAAAAATTAAAAGAACAAAACATTCCAGTGTTTTTATTGATTAATAAGATTGATGAAGTACACCCTGATAAATTACTGGAAATTATTGACGACTATCGGACGACAATGGAATTTGAACAAATCATTCCAATCTCTGCTACTGAAGGAAATAATGTCGATACCTTACTTTCTGAAATCAACAACTATTTATCAGAAGGACCGCAATTCTATCCGGAAGACCAAGTGACAGACCACCCTGAATACTTTATTGTCTCAGAGTTGATTCGCGAAAAAGTTTTGCAATTAACGCGTGAAGAAGTACCGCATTCAGTTGCTGTAGTGGTTGAAAGCATGCAACGAAATGAACTTGGAAAAGTACAAGTCCATGCTGCCATTATTGTAGAACGTTCAAGTCAAAAGGGCATTATTATCGGAAAAGGCGGAAAAATGTTAAAAGATATCGGGATACGAGCTCGTCGCGATATTGAAGTTTTATTGGGAGATAAGATTTATTTAGATCTATGGGTAAAAGTGCAAAAAGACTGGCGTGACCGTCAGACAAATTTACAAGATTTTGGTTACCGTATGGATGATTATTAA
- the glyS gene encoding glycine--tRNA ligase subunit beta produces the protein MTKNLLLEIGLEEIPAHIVGPSSLQLVERTKNFLNENRLTYDEIVPFSTPRRLAVIVKNLADKQADIEESSKGPAKKIALDSEGQWSKAAIGFARGQGVSVEEIYFKEIKGIDYVHVDKFIAGKPAKEILVHLDKVITSMSFPVSMKWSSYHLNYIRPIHWITAMLDEEIIPFSLLDIQTSNTTRGHRFLGKDLSLSTALDYEAALEKEFVIADSAKRKNRIVSQIQTIAETHQWQITIVPDLLEEINNLIEYPTAFYGTFNKEYLNIPKEILITSMRDHQRYIDVADQKGNLLPYFISVRNGNAEYIETVVKGNEKVLTARLDDGKFFYEEDKKITIEECVEQLKQVTFHEQIGSVSDKMQRVRSFAQVIGTTVGLSVEELTSLDRAAAIYKFDLVTNVVGEFPELQGIMGEKYALLQGESAAVATAIREHYLPISSDGELPQTTIGAVLAIADKLESVMSFFAIGKIPTGSNDPYALRRQTFGIVRIIEKQNWFFPFGTLRKELLQSLLTSPKNLVRGYEQSSKEVIDFVKARLHQLLRNEDIRYDVIDAALHSNQEDLIEIVKASRILEKHLQDNTFKPTIEALTRVLNLAKKNKELLTDFSPVVDESLFETLSEKQLAAHIEKIEDRFYQLDSEEKYQALKSLQPVIDAFFDENMVMADNEAIRNNRLALLKKIAQLTLSFASVDELIVK, from the coding sequence ATGACTAAAAATCTATTGTTAGAAATCGGTTTAGAAGAAATACCAGCACATATTGTAGGACCAAGCAGTCTGCAATTAGTCGAAAGAACAAAGAACTTCTTAAATGAAAATAGATTGACTTATGATGAAATCGTGCCTTTTTCAACTCCGAGAAGACTAGCTGTTATCGTTAAAAATCTAGCAGATAAACAAGCAGATATTGAAGAGTCAAGCAAAGGCCCAGCAAAAAAAATAGCATTAGATTCTGAAGGACAATGGAGTAAAGCAGCGATAGGTTTTGCGCGAGGCCAAGGGGTGTCTGTAGAAGAGATTTACTTTAAAGAGATCAAAGGAATTGACTATGTACATGTAGATAAATTTATTGCTGGAAAACCGGCTAAAGAGATCTTAGTTCATTTAGACAAAGTCATCACATCAATGAGTTTCCCAGTCAGCATGAAATGGAGCAGCTATCATTTAAACTACATTCGTCCGATTCATTGGATAACAGCTATGTTGGATGAAGAAATCATTCCATTTAGCTTATTAGATATTCAAACGTCTAATACAACCAGAGGGCATCGTTTTTTAGGTAAAGATCTGTCTCTTTCAACTGCGCTAGACTATGAAGCTGCGTTAGAAAAAGAATTTGTTATTGCCGATAGTGCAAAACGGAAAAACAGGATTGTATCGCAAATTCAAACGATAGCTGAAACACATCAATGGCAAATCACTATTGTCCCTGATTTATTAGAAGAAATCAATAATCTGATTGAGTACCCAACCGCCTTTTACGGTACCTTTAATAAAGAGTACTTGAACATTCCTAAAGAAATTTTAATTACTTCAATGCGAGACCACCAACGGTATATTGACGTAGCAGATCAAAAAGGTAATTTGCTGCCTTATTTCATCTCTGTACGTAACGGGAACGCTGAATACATTGAAACAGTTGTAAAAGGGAATGAAAAAGTTTTAACTGCTCGTCTAGATGATGGAAAATTCTTCTATGAGGAAGATAAAAAAATAACTATCGAAGAGTGCGTAGAGCAATTGAAACAAGTTACTTTCCATGAACAAATTGGATCAGTTTCTGATAAAATGCAGCGGGTTCGTTCTTTTGCCCAAGTAATCGGAACCACTGTAGGATTATCCGTTGAAGAATTAACAAGTTTGGATCGTGCCGCAGCAATTTACAAATTTGATTTGGTTACAAATGTGGTAGGAGAATTTCCAGAACTGCAAGGTATTATGGGAGAAAAATATGCTTTGCTACAAGGAGAGTCAGCAGCAGTGGCAACGGCTATTCGGGAACATTACTTGCCAATTTCAAGTGATGGCGAATTGCCGCAAACTACAATAGGGGCTGTTTTAGCTATCGCAGACAAGTTGGAGAGTGTCATGTCTTTCTTTGCGATCGGAAAAATTCCAACGGGATCTAATGACCCTTACGCTTTGAGACGGCAAACTTTTGGAATCGTTCGAATTATAGAGAAACAAAATTGGTTTTTCCCTTTCGGTACATTAAGAAAAGAATTGCTTCAAAGTTTGTTAACGAGTCCTAAAAATTTGGTGCGAGGCTATGAACAAAGCAGTAAAGAAGTAATTGATTTTGTAAAAGCTCGGCTTCATCAGTTATTACGGAATGAAGACATTCGATACGATGTAATTGATGCAGCACTACATTCAAACCAAGAAGATTTGATTGAAATCGTCAAAGCAAGCCGCATTTTAGAAAAACACCTTCAAGACAATACATTTAAACCAACGATCGAAGCATTGACCAGAGTCTTGAATTTAGCTAAAAAAAATAAAGAGTTGTTAACAGATTTTTCACCTGTAGTAGATGAATCATTGTTTGAGACGCTTTCTGAAAAGCAATTAGCTGCTCATATTGAAAAAATAGAAGACCGTTTTTATCAATTAGACAGTGAAGAAAAATACCAAGCTTTAAAGAGTCTGCAGCCTGTCATTGATGCCTTTTTTGATGAAAATATGGTAATGGCAGATAATGAAGCGATCCGAAACAATCGCTTAGCTTTATTAAAGAAAATTGCTCAATTGACTCTTTCTTTTGCAAGTGTTGACGAGTTAATCGTTAAATAA
- a CDS encoding ABC transporter ATP-binding protein — MLKSFFSYYRPYKKLFLLDFLCAILAAVLELAFPIVVNQVIDDLLPSENWTLIVTASLSLLFLYIVNTVLQYIVVYFGHKLGVNIETDMRRELYAHLQTQPFSYFDNKKTGKLMARLTTDLFEISEVAHHGPEDVFITLITLFGAFILMLTIHVKLAIATFILIPFITIALVFFNKKMTVVNTEIYRNLGEFNAGIEASVSGIREVQAFANEEYEATRFEGLNQAYRKSKILFYKMMGISSSYNYFLIRLINLFALFFGAFYTIRNEISYGEFVSFILLANIFVRPIEKVNTMIESYPKGIAGFNRFREELHKKPAIQNKPGAKELSSVKGNIEYKQVSFWYDQSKKILNNINLSVSAGETIAFVGPSGAGKTTICNLLPRFYEINAGEIKIDGTNIQDVTLDSLRTQIGIVQQDVFLFPGSLRENILYGNLNASEEEIARAVQLAHLEKVVADMPEGLDTIIGERGVKLSGGQKQRLSIARMFLKNPPILILDEATSALDTATEQVIQESLNSLATGRTTLIIAHRLATIKHATRIIVVDETGIAEEGNHDELMALNGAYRRLYDAQFSN; from the coding sequence ATGTTAAAAAGTTTTTTTAGTTATTATCGTCCATATAAAAAATTATTTTTACTTGATTTTTTATGTGCTATTTTGGCAGCAGTACTGGAGCTGGCCTTTCCAATCGTTGTCAATCAAGTAATAGACGATTTATTGCCGTCCGAAAACTGGACTCTGATTGTTACTGCTTCTCTTTCGCTCTTATTTTTATATATCGTTAACACTGTTCTGCAATACATCGTTGTCTATTTTGGACACAAACTTGGAGTAAATATCGAAACGGATATGCGCCGAGAACTATATGCTCATCTTCAAACACAACCATTTAGTTATTTTGATAATAAAAAGACAGGGAAACTAATGGCTCGGTTGACGACTGATTTATTTGAAATTTCAGAAGTTGCTCATCATGGCCCAGAAGATGTTTTTATTACCTTGATCACCTTGTTTGGAGCTTTTATTTTAATGTTAACGATTCACGTTAAATTAGCTATTGCAACTTTTATCTTGATTCCATTTATTACGATTGCTTTAGTGTTCTTCAATAAAAAAATGACGGTTGTCAATACAGAAATTTACCGCAATTTAGGAGAATTTAATGCCGGTATTGAAGCTTCAGTCAGTGGCATTCGGGAAGTACAAGCTTTTGCTAATGAAGAGTATGAAGCAACTCGCTTTGAAGGACTCAATCAAGCTTACCGTAAATCAAAAATTCTATTTTATAAAATGATGGGAATCAGTTCTTCGTATAACTATTTTCTTATTCGTTTAATTAATTTGTTTGCTTTGTTTTTTGGAGCATTTTACACGATTCGCAATGAGATTAGTTATGGCGAATTCGTCAGCTTTATTCTATTAGCGAATATTTTTGTACGTCCAATCGAAAAAGTGAATACGATGATTGAAAGTTATCCTAAAGGTATTGCTGGTTTTAATCGTTTTCGAGAAGAACTACACAAAAAACCGGCTATACAAAACAAGCCAGGTGCTAAAGAGTTGTCTTCTGTAAAAGGAAATATTGAATACAAACAGGTTTCTTTTTGGTATGATCAGTCTAAAAAAATATTAAATAATATTAATCTTTCGGTATCTGCTGGAGAAACAATTGCTTTTGTTGGACCTAGTGGAGCAGGTAAAACCACTATTTGCAATTTATTGCCTCGCTTTTATGAAATAAATGCAGGTGAAATCAAGATTGATGGCACGAATATTCAAGATGTCACTTTAGATTCATTAAGGACCCAGATTGGTATTGTTCAACAAGATGTCTTTTTATTTCCTGGGAGTCTTCGCGAAAACATTCTATATGGCAACCTTAATGCAAGTGAAGAAGAAATTGCACGTGCTGTACAGTTAGCACACTTGGAAAAAGTTGTTGCAGACATGCCGGAAGGGTTGGACACCATTATAGGAGAACGCGGAGTCAAACTATCTGGCGGTCAAAAACAACGCTTATCTATTGCCCGTATGTTTTTAAAAAATCCACCTATTTTGATTTTGGACGAAGCAACATCAGCTTTAGATACGGCTACGGAGCAAGTTATCCAAGAATCGTTAAATTCATTGGCTACAGGAAGAACGACTCTGATCATCGCTCATCGTTTAGCTACCATTAAACACGCCACACGAATTATCGTGGTAGATGAAACAGGTATTGCTGAAGAAGGGAATCACGACGAATTGATGGCTTTGAACGGAGCTTACCGTCGTTTGTATGATGCTCAGTTTTCAAATTAA
- a CDS encoding diacylglycerol kinase, which yields MPMDLKDNKKKWKNLRFIDSFRYAFKGIKTVFQEERNMRTHVTLGLVVFLISSFLKLQQEEWLWIILSTFLVVIMEVLNTIIENIVDLITEHHYHPLAKKAKDMAAAAVLITASFSVITAIIILLPKIWTIFF from the coding sequence ATGCCTATGGACTTGAAAGATAATAAAAAAAAATGGAAAAATTTACGTTTTATTGATTCGTTTAGATATGCTTTTAAAGGCATCAAAACTGTCTTTCAAGAAGAGCGTAATATGCGGACGCATGTTACTTTAGGGCTAGTTGTCTTCCTTATTAGCAGCTTCCTTAAATTACAGCAAGAAGAATGGCTGTGGATCATTTTAAGTACTTTTTTGGTTGTGATCATGGAAGTATTAAATACAATTATTGAAAATATAGTGGATTTAATTACAGAACATCACTATCATCCGCTTGCAAAAAAAGCAAAAGATATGGCAGCCGCGGCCGTCTTGATTACAGCCAGCTTTTCGGTTATCACAGCTATCATTATTCTTTTGCCCAAAATATGGACTATATTTTTTTAA